A stretch of the Streptomyces sp. NBC_00078 genome encodes the following:
- a CDS encoding RDD family protein, with amino-acid sequence MSTDPPPASGQPPEDDPFRKQPPPGQGSGSPYDAPEGGQQPPPYGGAPHGGSDPYGGGSYPTDPLAGMPPLAASGRRTLARIIDMILVGIVVWLITWPLDVHEYSVNGNHIEYGKSFAQSLVAAVLYIGYDTVMISKSGQTLGKKWLNMRVANLDNGSTPSVQTNLARAAVLWIPFAFCCACIWTAISGGWSYFDRPYKQGLHDKAAKTVVVSTR; translated from the coding sequence ATGAGCACCGATCCGCCCCCCGCTTCCGGCCAACCGCCGGAAGACGACCCGTTCAGGAAGCAGCCCCCGCCTGGCCAGGGGTCGGGCTCCCCGTACGACGCGCCCGAAGGCGGTCAGCAGCCGCCGCCCTACGGCGGCGCTCCCCACGGCGGCAGTGACCCCTACGGCGGCGGTTCGTACCCCACCGACCCGCTCGCCGGCATGCCTCCGCTCGCGGCGAGCGGCCGGCGCACGCTGGCCCGGATCATCGACATGATCCTCGTGGGCATCGTCGTCTGGCTGATCACCTGGCCGCTCGATGTGCACGAGTACAGCGTGAACGGCAACCACATCGAGTACGGGAAGTCGTTCGCGCAGTCCCTCGTCGCCGCCGTGCTCTACATCGGCTACGACACCGTCATGATCAGCAAGTCGGGACAGACGCTCGGCAAGAAGTGGCTGAACATGCGGGTGGCCAACCTCGACAACGGCTCCACCCCCTCCGTGCAGACCAACCTGGCCCGCGCGGCGGTGCTGTGGATCCCGTTCGCGTTCTGCTGCGCGTGCATCTGGACCGCGATCTCGGGCGGCTGGAGCTACTTCGACCGGCCCTACAAGCAGGGCCTGCACGACAAGGCCGCCAAGACGGTGGTCGTCAGCACGCGTTGA
- a CDS encoding RDD family protein: MSAPTPAPGDDRPREGYYPDPSIPGYVRYWNGASWVPGTSRPAPADGVPLAPPSGSGSGPAPVEETGPHFFDEDPQPRPSPSDAQHGSRPEPASAWSADRSRQSGFGGDQDRRVSWGSPPAADPRLPADPPSQPAGQASRADGTATIPPAHTGADDVVSGGTFVFRRPTNPGGAGAAGAGGSAGTGTPGIPGPGGPVGDEGTMTFRALSPRTGGQGGAHTGDTDRPGFGAGKAAADRAAATQASPPAAAPAPTPLSGPQQASGTVPPQTGGARPAAAGQNPVAQSPVAQSPVGQGPVAQSPGGQPPVSAPMASGAGGGQPSWAQQVHRLAGADEDQPVVPWKPPVEDVFQAAARRQSEARPAGLGRRLVARLLDTVVLAGVTAVAAVPLGTKALDHVNEKIDAAKLSGETVTVWLLDGTTAVYLGVILAVLLVFGVLYEVLPTARWGRTLGKKLLGLEVRDIHAHEPPSFGGALRRWLVYSVPGLLVVGVVGVAWCLFDRPWHQCWHDKAAGTFVAG; this comes from the coding sequence ATGAGCGCCCCAACCCCGGCCCCCGGTGACGACAGGCCACGCGAAGGGTATTACCCGGACCCGTCCATTCCTGGATATGTCCGGTACTGGAACGGCGCGTCCTGGGTCCCGGGCACCAGCCGCCCGGCGCCGGCGGACGGTGTGCCGCTCGCCCCGCCGTCCGGTTCCGGTTCCGGCCCGGCTCCGGTCGAGGAGACGGGTCCCCACTTCTTCGACGAGGACCCCCAGCCCCGGCCGTCTCCGTCCGACGCCCAGCACGGCAGCCGCCCCGAACCCGCGTCCGCCTGGAGCGCCGACCGCTCCCGGCAGTCCGGCTTCGGCGGCGACCAGGACCGCCGCGTGTCCTGGGGCTCCCCGCCGGCCGCGGACCCGCGCCTCCCCGCCGACCCGCCGTCCCAGCCGGCCGGCCAGGCGTCCCGCGCGGACGGCACGGCGACGATCCCGCCCGCCCACACGGGCGCGGACGACGTGGTCTCCGGCGGCACCTTCGTGTTCCGCAGGCCGACGAACCCCGGGGGAGCGGGCGCGGCGGGTGCAGGAGGCTCCGCAGGCACGGGCACTCCCGGCATCCCCGGTCCCGGTGGTCCCGTGGGCGACGAGGGGACGATGACGTTCCGCGCGCTCTCCCCGCGCACGGGAGGGCAGGGCGGGGCGCACACGGGGGACACGGACAGGCCCGGCTTCGGCGCGGGCAAGGCGGCCGCCGACCGCGCCGCCGCGACGCAGGCGTCGCCCCCCGCCGCCGCTCCGGCGCCGACCCCGCTCTCGGGCCCTCAGCAGGCCTCTGGGACGGTCCCTCCGCAGACCGGCGGCGCCCGGCCCGCCGCGGCCGGCCAGAACCCCGTAGCCCAGAGCCCCGTAGCCCAGAGCCCCGTAGGCCAGGGCCCTGTAGCCCAGTCTCCCGGCGGGCAGCCGCCCGTCTCCGCCCCCATGGCCAGCGGCGCCGGCGGTGGTCAGCCCTCGTGGGCGCAGCAGGTGCACCGGCTCGCGGGCGCCGACGAGGACCAGCCCGTCGTCCCCTGGAAGCCGCCCGTCGAGGACGTCTTCCAGGCGGCCGCCCGGCGCCAGTCCGAGGCGCGCCCCGCGGGCCTCGGCAGAAGGCTGGTCGCCCGGCTGCTGGACACGGTCGTCCTCGCGGGCGTGACCGCGGTGGCCGCCGTACCGCTGGGCACCAAGGCGCTCGACCACGTCAACGAGAAGATCGACGCGGCCAAGCTCTCCGGCGAGACCGTGACCGTCTGGCTGCTGGACGGCACGACGGCGGTGTACCTGGGCGTCATCCTGGCCGTACTGCTCGTCTTCGGCGTCCTCTACGAGGTGCTGCCCACCGCCAGGTGGGGCCGCACCCTGGGCAAGAAACTGCTGGGTCTGGAGGTGCGGGACATTCACGCACACGAGCCCCCGTCCTTCGGCGGAGCGCTGCGCCGCTGGCTCGTGTACAGCGTGCCCGGTCTGCTCGTCGTCGGTGTCGTGGGGGTCGCGTGGTGCCTGTTCGACCGCCCGTGGCACCAGTGCTGGCACGACAAGGCCGCGGGTACGTTCGTAGCGGGCTGA
- a CDS encoding SsgA family sporulation/cell division regulator, with protein sequence MHYTVVERELELRLILSPERSVPVPARLSYRTDDPYAVHVTFHTNSENPVYWTFSRDLLVEGVFRPCGTGDVRVWPSKSEGRSVVLMALSSPDGDALLEAPAAQVSAWLERTLRVVPPGTEGEQLGIDDALDQLLAQ encoded by the coding sequence ATGCACTACACCGTGGTGGAACGAGAACTGGAACTCAGGCTGATCCTGTCGCCGGAACGCAGCGTCCCGGTCCCGGCCCGGCTGAGCTACCGCACCGACGACCCGTACGCCGTCCACGTCACCTTCCACACCAACTCCGAGAACCCCGTGTACTGGACGTTCTCCCGCGATCTGCTGGTGGAGGGGGTGTTCCGGCCGTGCGGGACCGGGGACGTACGGGTGTGGCCGAGCAAGTCGGAGGGGCGCAGCGTCGTCCTGATGGCGCTGAGTTCACCCGACGGTGACGCCCTGCTGGAAGCACCGGCCGCCCAGGTGTCCGCCTGGCTGGAGCGGACGCTGCGGGTGGTGCCCCCGGGGACTGAGGGCGAGCAGCTGGGGATCGACGACGCGCTCGACCAGCTTCTCGCCCAGTGA
- a CDS encoding FAD-binding oxidoreductase produces the protein MIMSRIEARREEDTAVTSNLVDRLLGGLPAEAVLTDPDVTASYTNDMASFCPAGAPAVVVLPRTVEEVQHVMRIATELRVPVVPQGARTGLSGGANTSEGCVALSLTKMDRILEINPVDRIAVVEPGVINATLSRAVGEHGLYYPPDPSSWEMCTIGGNIGTASGGLCCVKYGVTAEYVLGLEVVLADGRLMSTGRRTAKGVAGYDLTRLFVGSEGSLGIVVRAILALRPQPPQQLVLAAEFASGAAACDAVCRIMAGGHVPSLLELMDRTTVRAVNDLAHMGLPETTQALLLAAFDTPDPASDLAAVGALCEAAGATQVVPADDFAESELLLQARRLSLTALESVSGTTMIDDVCVPRSRLGEMLEGTERIAEKYQLTIGVVAHAGDGNTHPTVCFDAADPDESRRARESFDEIMALGLELGGTITGEHGVGVLKKEWLAREIGPVGMEMQRAVKQVFDPLGILNPGKLF, from the coding sequence GTGATCATGAGCCGTATCGAAGCGCGTCGCGAGGAGGACACCGCAGTGACCAGCAACCTCGTCGACCGTCTGCTGGGCGGTCTGCCCGCCGAGGCCGTCCTGACCGACCCGGATGTCACGGCCTCGTACACCAACGACATGGCGAGCTTCTGCCCGGCCGGTGCCCCGGCGGTGGTCGTGCTGCCGCGTACGGTCGAGGAAGTCCAGCACGTCATGCGCATCGCCACCGAGCTGCGCGTCCCGGTCGTCCCGCAGGGCGCCCGCACCGGCCTGTCCGGCGGCGCCAACACGTCCGAGGGCTGCGTCGCGCTGTCCCTGACGAAGATGGACCGGATCCTTGAGATCAACCCCGTCGACCGCATCGCCGTGGTCGAACCCGGCGTCATCAACGCGACCCTCTCCCGCGCGGTCGGCGAGCACGGCCTGTACTACCCGCCGGACCCCTCCAGCTGGGAGATGTGCACGATCGGCGGCAACATCGGGACGGCCTCTGGCGGCCTGTGCTGCGTGAAGTACGGGGTCACCGCCGAGTACGTGCTCGGACTGGAGGTGGTGCTGGCCGACGGCCGGCTCATGTCCACCGGCCGCCGTACGGCCAAGGGCGTCGCCGGGTACGACCTCACGCGCCTGTTCGTCGGCTCCGAGGGCTCGCTCGGCATCGTCGTACGGGCGATCCTGGCCCTGAGGCCGCAGCCGCCGCAACAGCTCGTGCTGGCGGCCGAGTTCGCGTCCGGCGCCGCCGCCTGCGACGCGGTGTGCCGGATCATGGCGGGCGGCCACGTGCCCTCGCTCCTTGAGCTGATGGACCGCACGACGGTGAGGGCGGTCAACGACCTGGCGCACATGGGACTCCCGGAGACCACTCAGGCCCTGCTCCTGGCGGCCTTCGACACCCCGGACCCCGCCTCCGACCTCGCCGCCGTCGGCGCGCTGTGCGAGGCGGCGGGCGCCACCCAGGTGGTCCCCGCCGACGACTTCGCCGAGTCCGAACTCCTGCTCCAGGCGCGGCGGTTGTCCCTCACCGCACTCGAATCCGTCAGCGGCACCACGATGATCGACGACGTGTGCGTACCCCGCTCCAGGCTCGGCGAGATGCTCGAAGGCACCGAGCGGATCGCCGAGAAGTACCAGCTCACCATCGGGGTCGTCGCACACGCCGGCGACGGAAACACCCATCCCACGGTCTGCTTCGACGCCGCCGACCCCGACGAGTCCCGGCGCGCCCGCGAGTCCTTCGACGAGATCATGGCCCTCGGCCTGGAGCTCGGCGGCACGATCACCGGCGAACACGGAGTCGGGGTCCTCAAGAAGGAGTGGCTGGCGCGCGAGATCGGCCCGGTGGGGATGGAGATGCAGCGGGCCGTCAAACAGGTCTTCGACCCGCTGGGCATCCTGAATCCGGGCAAGCTGTTCTGA
- a CDS encoding lipopolysaccharide assembly protein LapB, with product MEKQAEAGGRARGGTGAGLGGRRVLVAAVAGCAVLGGAVALWPWERTAPRPAAVPAPGAQALTAVTSGVPASLPDLAVLIDEREARLRTHPKDSLTWAVLGAAYVEQGRRTADATNYPRADKALRTSMTVRPKGNTAALDGMAALANARRDFRAARTWGEAALKLEPKRWTTYPLLIDAYTGLGDYKATKRTLDRLLTLRSGAAVRARAAGVYRDRGWREDAAAALTDAAAGAGGPAEQAAYLERAGQLAWERGDLEEALRRFQEAVRLDPDQRAAQAGQGRTLAAEGRTTEALNAYRVALDKQPCPQYALELGELYESLGLGQAARVEYDLLRTRVMDETAAGVDDDLVLGAFEADHGDPQAAVRRLRAEWQRQPGIPVADALGWALHRAGDDKEALKFATAATDQAHGGGVRSALYSYHRGMIEQESGLAGPARRHLQEAMRINPYFSPLAVPLAKQALAALGEPPDEPVPTAAPVPSDDEDNKAAQKARGVTPPRFRSARYG from the coding sequence ATGGAGAAGCAAGCGGAGGCCGGCGGGCGGGCGCGCGGGGGCACGGGGGCAGGCCTCGGCGGACGGCGGGTACTGGTCGCCGCCGTCGCGGGGTGTGCCGTGCTCGGCGGGGCGGTGGCGCTGTGGCCCTGGGAGCGGACCGCGCCGCGGCCGGCGGCGGTACCGGCGCCGGGAGCGCAGGCGCTGACGGCGGTCACCTCGGGGGTGCCGGCCTCGCTGCCCGACCTCGCGGTGCTGATCGACGAACGCGAGGCCCGGCTGCGGACCCATCCCAAGGACTCGCTGACGTGGGCGGTGCTCGGCGCGGCCTACGTCGAGCAGGGGCGGCGTACGGCCGACGCGACGAACTATCCGCGGGCCGACAAAGCGCTGCGTACGTCCATGACGGTGCGGCCGAAGGGGAACACCGCGGCGCTGGACGGCATGGCGGCGCTGGCGAACGCCCGCCGGGACTTCCGGGCCGCGCGGACCTGGGGCGAGGCGGCGCTGAAGCTCGAACCGAAGCGGTGGACGACGTATCCGCTGCTGATCGACGCCTACACCGGGCTCGGCGACTACAAGGCGACCAAGCGGACCCTGGACCGGCTGCTGACGTTGCGCTCCGGGGCGGCCGTGCGGGCGCGGGCCGCCGGTGTCTACCGCGACCGGGGCTGGCGCGAGGACGCGGCGGCCGCCCTGACCGACGCGGCGGCGGGCGCCGGCGGGCCCGCCGAGCAGGCGGCGTATCTGGAGCGGGCCGGGCAGCTGGCCTGGGAGCGCGGGGACCTGGAGGAGGCTCTGCGGCGCTTCCAGGAGGCGGTGCGGCTCGACCCCGACCAGCGGGCCGCGCAGGCCGGGCAGGGGCGGACGCTGGCGGCCGAGGGCCGCACGACGGAGGCCCTGAACGCCTACCGGGTGGCACTCGACAAGCAGCCGTGCCCCCAATATGCCCTGGAACTGGGCGAGTTGTACGAGTCACTGGGGCTGGGGCAGGCCGCCAGGGTGGAGTACGACCTGCTGCGGACCCGGGTGATGGACGAGACGGCGGCCGGCGTGGACGACGACCTGGTACTCGGTGCCTTCGAGGCGGACCACGGGGATCCGCAGGCGGCCGTACGCCGGCTGCGCGCCGAGTGGCAGCGGCAGCCGGGCATCCCGGTGGCCGACGCGCTGGGCTGGGCGCTGCACCGGGCCGGGGACGACAAGGAGGCGCTGAAGTTCGCGACCGCGGCGACGGACCAGGCGCACGGGGGCGGCGTCCGCAGTGCCCTGTACTCGTATCACCGGGGCATGATCGAGCAGGAGTCGGGGCTGGCCGGGCCCGCGCGCCGGCATCTCCAGGAGGCGATGCGCATCAATCCGTACTTCTCGCCGCTCGCGGTGCCGCTCGCGAAGCAGGCGCTCGCGGCGCTGGGTGAGCCGCCGGACGAGCCGGTGCCCACGGCAGCCCCGGTGCCCTCGGACGACGAGGACAACAAGGCTGCCCAGAAGGCGCGCGGGGTCACACCGCCGCGGTTCCGGTCAGCGCGTTACGGGTGA
- a CDS encoding nitrile hydratase subunit alpha, with protein MVREPRAAPAEFALEPPDTTEITVWDSSAETRYMVLPRRFRRARTARGRNSRPHSSPVTR; from the coding sequence ATGGTCCGCGAACCCCGGGCCGCGCCGGCCGAGTTCGCCCTCGAACCGCCCGACACGACGGAGATCACCGTGTGGGACTCCAGCGCGGAGACGCGGTACATGGTGCTGCCGCGCCGCTTCCGGAGGGCACGGACGGCCCGGGGGAGGAACAGCCGGCCGCACTCGTCACCCGTAACGCGCTGA
- the hppD gene encoding 4-hydroxyphenylpyruvate dioxygenase — protein MTQTTHHTPDTARQADPFPVKGMDAVVFAVGNAKQAAHYYSTAFGMQLVAYSGPENGSRETASYVLENGSARFVLTSVIKPHTTWGTFLAQHVAEHGDGVVDLAIEVPDARAAYAYAIEHGARSVAEPYELKDEHGTVVLAAIATYGETRHTLVDRSGYDGPYLPGFAAAEPIVAPPAHRTFQAVDHCVGNVELGRMNEWVGFYNKVMGFTNMKEFVGDDIATEYSALMSKVVADGTLKVKFPINEPAIAKKKSQIDEYLEFYGGAGVQHIALNTGDIVETVRTMRAAGVQFLNTPDSYYDTLGEWVGDTRVPVETLRELKILADRDEDGYLLQIFTKPVQDRPTVFFEIIERHGSMGFGKGNFKALFEAIEREQEKRGNL, from the coding sequence ATGACGCAGACCACACACCACACTCCCGACACCGCCCGGCAGGCCGACCCCTTCCCGGTCAAGGGAATGGACGCGGTCGTCTTCGCCGTGGGCAACGCCAAGCAGGCGGCGCACTACTACTCCACCGCCTTCGGCATGCAGCTGGTCGCCTACTCGGGACCGGAGAACGGCAGCCGCGAGACCGCGAGCTACGTCCTCGAGAACGGTTCGGCGCGCTTCGTCCTCACCTCCGTCATCAAGCCCCACACCACCTGGGGCACCTTCCTCGCGCAGCACGTGGCCGAGCACGGCGACGGCGTCGTCGACCTCGCCATCGAGGTCCCGGACGCCCGTGCCGCGTACGCCTACGCGATCGAGCACGGCGCCCGGTCGGTCGCCGAGCCGTACGAGCTGAAGGACGAGCACGGCACGGTCGTCCTCGCCGCGATCGCCACCTACGGCGAGACGCGCCACACCCTCGTCGACCGCTCCGGCTACGACGGCCCCTACCTCCCCGGCTTCGCCGCCGCCGAGCCGATCGTCGCGCCGCCCGCCCACCGCACCTTCCAGGCCGTCGACCACTGTGTCGGCAACGTCGAGCTCGGCCGGATGAACGAGTGGGTCGGCTTCTACAACAAGGTCATGGGCTTCACGAACATGAAGGAGTTCGTGGGCGACGACATCGCGACCGAGTACAGCGCCCTGATGTCGAAGGTCGTGGCCGACGGCACGCTCAAGGTCAAGTTCCCGATCAACGAGCCCGCCATCGCCAAGAAGAAGTCCCAGATCGACGAGTACCTGGAGTTCTACGGCGGAGCGGGCGTCCAGCACATCGCGCTCAACACGGGCGACATCGTCGAGACGGTACGGACGATGCGCGCGGCCGGCGTGCAGTTCCTGAACACCCCGGACTCGTACTACGACACTCTCGGCGAGTGGGTCGGCGACACCCGCGTGCCGGTGGAGACCCTGCGCGAGCTGAAGATCCTCGCCGACCGCGACGAGGACGGCTATCTCCTGCAGATCTTCACCAAGCCGGTCCAGGACCGCCCGACCGTCTTCTTCGAGATCATCGAGCGGCACGGCTCGATGGGCTTCGGCAAGGGCAACTTCAAGGCCCTGTTCGAGGCGATCGAGCGGGAACAGGAGAAGCGCGGAAACCTGTGA
- a CDS encoding Lrp/AsnC family transcriptional regulator, with translation MAIDQLDGRIIVLLAREPRIGVLEMSRRLGVARGTVQARLDRLQSNGVIRGFGPQVDPAALGYPVTAFATLQIRQGQGPDVRAHLATVPEVLELHTTTGSGDMLCRLVARSNADLQRVIDRVVGFDGIVRAATAIVMENPVPLRIIPLVEQAARASPEDRASGE, from the coding sequence GTGGCGATCGACCAGTTGGACGGCAGGATCATCGTGCTGCTGGCACGGGAGCCGCGGATCGGGGTGCTGGAGATGTCGCGGCGGCTCGGGGTGGCCCGCGGGACGGTGCAGGCGCGGCTGGACCGGCTTCAGTCGAATGGCGTCATCCGCGGATTCGGCCCGCAGGTGGACCCGGCCGCCCTCGGATACCCCGTCACCGCCTTCGCCACCCTCCAGATCCGGCAGGGCCAAGGGCCCGACGTACGGGCGCACTTGGCGACCGTCCCCGAGGTGCTGGAGCTGCACACCACCACCGGCAGCGGGGACATGCTGTGCCGGCTGGTGGCCCGCTCCAACGCCGATCTCCAGCGGGTCATCGACCGGGTTGTCGGTTTTGATGGCATTGTCCGGGCCGCCACCGCGATCGTGATGGAGAACCCCGTTCCGCTGCGGATCATCCCGCTGGTGGAGCAGGCGGCCAGGGCCAGTCCGGAGGATCGGGCCTCAGGAGAGTGA
- a CDS encoding ABC transporter permease — MNFWEYLSSRHQQLLTDAYQHASVVFQCMVVATAVGVVIGIAAYGSEWAGSLATTTTSTILTVPSLAMIGLLIPIVGLGVPPTVIALTLYGLLPIVRNSIVGLRGVDPSLVDAATGIGMSRLMRLVRIELPLAWPPILTGIRVSTQMLMGIAAIAAYASGPGLGNEIFRGIGSLGSKNALNQVLAGTLGIIVLALLFDAAYVLIGRLTIPRGIRA, encoded by the coding sequence GTGAACTTCTGGGAGTACCTGAGCAGCCGCCACCAGCAGCTGCTCACGGACGCCTACCAGCACGCGAGCGTCGTGTTCCAGTGCATGGTCGTGGCGACCGCGGTCGGCGTGGTGATCGGGATCGCCGCCTACGGCAGCGAGTGGGCCGGAAGTCTCGCGACCACGACCACCTCGACCATCCTGACCGTTCCCTCGCTCGCCATGATCGGTCTGCTCATCCCGATCGTGGGCCTGGGCGTACCGCCCACGGTGATCGCGCTGACGCTGTACGGGCTGCTCCCGATCGTGCGGAACTCGATCGTCGGGCTGCGCGGGGTCGATCCCTCGCTGGTCGACGCGGCGACGGGCATCGGCATGTCCCGGCTGATGCGGCTGGTACGGATCGAACTGCCGCTGGCCTGGCCGCCGATCCTGACCGGGATCCGCGTCTCGACCCAGATGCTGATGGGCATCGCCGCGATCGCCGCCTACGCCTCCGGGCCGGGCCTCGGCAACGAGATCTTCCGTGGCATCGGCTCGCTGGGCAGCAAGAACGCTCTCAACCAGGTCCTCGCGGGCACACTGGGGATCATCGTGCTGGCGCTGCTGTTCGACGCCGCGTACGTCCTGATCGGACGGCTGACCATTCCGAGGGGGATCCGTGCCTGA
- a CDS encoding betaine/proline/choline family ABC transporter ATP-binding protein (Members of the family are the ATP-binding subunit of ABC transporters for substrates such as betaine, L-proline or other amino acids, choline, carnitine, etc. The substrate specificity is best determined from the substrate-binding subunit, rather than this subunit, as it interacts with the permease subunit and not with substrate directly.), with protein MELDNLSKRYPGSPSPAVDNVSMEIKAGEIVILVGPSGCGKSTTLKMINRLIEPTGGRIRIGGEDVTDMDPVKLRRKVGYAIQSAGLFPHMTVGQNIALVPKMVGWPKARIKARVEELLDLVGLDPGEFRGRYPRQLSGGQQQRVGVARALAADPPVLLMDEPFGAVDPITRDHLQDELIRLQRELHKTIVFVTHDFDEAIKLGDRIAVLRERSHIAQFDTPEAILTNPADDFVSGFVGAGAALKRLNLTRVRDVEITDYPTVTLDDPLQEIFNRLRGSGTNEILLLDKRGRPYKWLRRGDLMRARGSLARAGTLVHDTVTRDATLRDALEAVLTDNAGRVAVTGRRGEYEGVVDMEILINSVHELLEADRLEAMEHRHELEELRAAQTHAEQEGPGGGPKA; from the coding sequence ATCGAGCTGGACAACCTCTCCAAGCGCTATCCCGGCAGCCCCTCCCCTGCCGTCGACAACGTCAGCATGGAGATCAAGGCCGGCGAGATCGTCATCCTCGTCGGCCCGTCCGGCTGCGGGAAGTCCACGACGCTCAAGATGATCAACCGGCTGATCGAACCGACCGGTGGCCGCATCCGCATCGGCGGTGAGGACGTCACCGACATGGACCCTGTGAAGCTGCGCCGGAAGGTCGGGTACGCGATCCAGTCCGCCGGTCTCTTCCCGCACATGACGGTCGGGCAGAACATCGCCCTCGTACCGAAGATGGTCGGCTGGCCGAAGGCCCGCATCAAGGCACGGGTCGAGGAGCTGCTCGACCTCGTCGGGCTCGACCCGGGTGAGTTCCGCGGCCGCTATCCGCGCCAGTTGTCCGGCGGTCAGCAGCAACGTGTGGGCGTGGCACGGGCGTTGGCCGCCGACCCGCCCGTCCTGCTGATGGACGAGCCGTTCGGCGCGGTCGACCCGATCACCCGCGACCACCTCCAGGACGAGCTGATCAGGCTGCAGCGCGAGCTGCACAAGACGATCGTGTTCGTCACGCACGACTTCGACGAGGCGATCAAGCTCGGCGACCGCATCGCCGTCCTGCGTGAACGCTCGCACATCGCGCAGTTCGACACCCCGGAGGCGATCCTCACCAATCCGGCCGACGACTTCGTGTCCGGGTTCGTGGGCGCGGGGGCCGCCCTGAAGCGGCTGAACCTGACCCGCGTACGGGACGTCGAGATCACCGACTATCCGACCGTCACCCTCGACGACCCGCTCCAGGAGATCTTCAACCGGCTCCGGGGCAGCGGCACGAACGAGATCCTGCTGCTCGACAAACGCGGACGGCCCTACAAGTGGCTCAGGCGCGGCGACCTCATGCGCGCCCGGGGCTCCCTCGCCCGGGCAGGCACGCTGGTGCACGACACGGTGACCAGGGACGCGACGCTGCGGGACGCGCTGGAGGCCGTGCTGACGGACAACGCGGGCCGGGTGGCGGTCACCGGGCGGCGCGGTGAGTACGAGGGCGTCGTCGACATGGAGATCCTCATCAACTCCGTGCACGAGCTGCTGGAGGCCGACCGGCTCGAAGCGATGGAGCACCGGCACGAACTGGAGGAGCTGCGGGCCGCCCAGACGCACGCCGAGCAGGAGGGCCCCGGAGGAGGGCCGAAGGCGTGA
- a CDS encoding ABC transporter permease, which produces MPEGTAEGTAPPPPPSPPRSRLTWQKLTVLPAVLVAVLLATWLWFQQADLDPISENALSNGQVSKALWQQIELTAISTFFVLIIAIPLGILLTRKAFRKGTPVAMAFANMGQATPAIGLLALLVIWLGTGMKAALIGITIYAILPVLSNTIAGLKANDPTLLEAARGIGMSPLGVLSRVELPLAVPLILAGVRTALVLNVGTATLATFGGGGGLGVLIQTGITTQRMPVLMLGSILTVALALLVDWLASLAELLLRPRGLEVGT; this is translated from the coding sequence CTGCCGGAGGGCACGGCGGAGGGCACCGCGCCGCCGCCCCCGCCGAGTCCGCCGAGGTCGCGCCTGACCTGGCAGAAGCTGACGGTCCTGCCCGCAGTGCTCGTCGCCGTCCTGCTCGCGACCTGGCTGTGGTTCCAGCAGGCCGACCTGGACCCGATCTCCGAGAACGCCCTGTCGAACGGCCAGGTCTCCAAGGCCCTGTGGCAGCAGATCGAACTGACCGCGATCTCCACCTTCTTCGTACTGATCATCGCGATCCCGCTGGGCATCCTGCTCACCCGCAAGGCGTTCAGGAAAGGCACCCCGGTGGCGATGGCCTTCGCCAACATGGGCCAGGCGACCCCGGCGATCGGCCTTCTCGCGCTGCTGGTGATCTGGCTCGGCACCGGCATGAAGGCCGCCCTGATCGGCATCACCATCTACGCCATCCTGCCGGTGCTGTCGAACACCATCGCGGGCCTGAAGGCCAACGACCCGACACTGCTGGAGGCTGCCCGCGGGATCGGGATGTCCCCGCTGGGAGTGCTGTCCAGGGTCGAACTCCCGCTGGCCGTCCCGCTGATCCTGGCGGGCGTCCGCACGGCGCTGGTCCTGAACGTCGGCACGGCGACCCTGGCGACCTTCGGCGGGGGCGGCGGGCTCGGTGTGCTGATCCAGACCGGCATCACCACCCAGCGGATGCCGGTGCTGATGCTGGGCTCGATCCTCACCGTCGCACTGGCCCTGCTCGTCGACTGGCTGGCCTCGCTCGCCGAACTCCTGCTCAGACCACGTGGGTTGGAGGTGGGGACATGA